A DNA window from Ctenopharyngodon idella isolate HZGC_01 chromosome 10, HZGC01, whole genome shotgun sequence contains the following coding sequences:
- the nxnl2 gene encoding nucleoredoxin-like protein 2: MVEVFSGRTLVNKEGDLVDPEEALRNKVVGLYFSAGWCPPCRDFTPLLCDFYTELVEETEPPAQFEIVFISSDKSTEDMVEYYHDMHGDWLALPWTDPYKHELKKRYNITAVPKLVIVKENGQVITDKGRKQIRDQGLACFRSWVEVAEIFQNFKA, encoded by the exons ATGGTCGAGGTGTTTTCAGGCCGAACACTCGTGAATAAAGAGGGAGATTTGGTCGATCCAGAGGAAGCTCTCAGGAATAAAGTGGTTGGCCTGTATTTCTCAGCCGGATGGTGTCCACCCTGCCGAGACTTCACGCCGCTGCTGTGTGATTTCTACACGGAGCTGGTGGAGGAGACCGAACCACCTGCACAGTTCGAAATCGTGTTCATATCCTCTGATAAATCCACAGAAGACATGGTGGAGTATTACCATGACATGCACGGGGACTGGCTGGCTTTGCCCTGGACGGATCCATATAAACA TGAACTCAAGAAGAGATACAACATCACAGCCGTACCAAAGCTGGTCATCGTGAAGGAGAACGGTCAGGTCATCACTGACAAAGGCCGAAAACAGATCAGAGACCAGGGTCTGGCGTGCTTCCGGAGCTGGGTTGAGGTGGCCGAGATCTTCCAGAACTTTAAAGCCTAG
- the wu:fb59d01 gene encoding BPTI/Kunitz domain-containing protein: MRRSTLCVLLVVLGFGGVSASSVGPQCTDPKDEGKGQEKSLKYFYDDQLQYCVPFFYKGEGGNSNRFDSDKDCMKACSPIADEIYPSDEMACSLPMDEGTCLAIIPKYYYNKEEKECRLFIYRGCQGNANRFDSRDDCYNLCLARSGRMLGAADESNPDEKTVNAGLIVGVLGGIVFAGAAISAIVVFVLHKKSKKAERKPVPTSDIEMK, from the exons ATGAGAAGATCTACACTGTGTGTTCTGTTGGTGGTTCTGGGATTTGGAGGCGTCTCTGCTTCATCAGTGG GCCCACAATGCACAGATCCCAAAGACGAAGGAAAAGGACAGGAAAAGTCGTTGAAATATTTCTATGACGACCAGTTACAGTACTGTGTCCCCTTCTTCTACAAAGGAGAAGGCGGGAACTCCAACCGCTTCGACAGCGATAAAGACTGTATGAAAGCATGTTCTCCAATAGCCGACGAGATCTACCCGAGTGACG AAATGGCCTGTTCTCTGCCAATGGACGAAGGCACCTGTTTAGCCATCATTCCAAAGTATTATTACAACAAAGAAGAGAAGGAGTGCCGTTTGTTCATATATAGAGGCTGCCAAGGAAACGCCAACCGTTTTGATTCCCGAGACGATTGCTACAATCTGTGTCTCG CGAGATCTGGACGGATGTTGGGAGCTGCAGACGAGTCAAACCCTGATGAGAAGACTGTTAATGCAG GGCTGATTGTGGGTGTTTTGGGTGGAATTGTGTTTGCTGGTGCCGCTATTTCTGCTATTGTGGTGTTTGTGCTCCATAA GAAAAGCAAGAAGGCAGAAAGGAAGCCAGTGCCGACATCTGATATCGAAATGAAATAG